The following coding sequences lie in one Synechococcus sp. PCC 7336 genomic window:
- a CDS encoding ureidoglycolate lyase has product MADELQLRSLSPLFLTAEAFSPYGQAIWATADGKPFGREDAKLILDRGVPRFYIMHLQRRSFRFHEITRHCQCTQCLGSLDGKEWFLAVAPPGEKSHPEPEEITVFRIPGSCFVKLDLGTWHAGPYFEGDSVDFYNLELSNTNIGDRETVDMRSRFNVEYAIALS; this is encoded by the coding sequence ATGGCAGATGAATTACAGTTGCGATCGTTGAGCCCCCTTTTCCTCACTGCAGAAGCATTTTCTCCATACGGTCAGGCAATTTGGGCTACTGCAGATGGGAAACCCTTTGGGAGGGAGGATGCGAAACTCATTTTAGATCGCGGTGTTCCTCGGTTTTACATTATGCACTTGCAGCGACGGAGCTTCCGCTTTCACGAGATAACTCGCCACTGTCAATGTACCCAATGTTTGGGATCGTTAGATGGAAAAGAATGGTTTCTGGCGGTGGCTCCCCCCGGTGAGAAATCTCACCCCGAACCTGAGGAAATTACGGTTTTTCGTATACCTGGAAGCTGTTTTGTCAAACTCGACCTCGGCACTTGGCATGCCGGTCCTTACTTCGAAGGCGATTCGGTCGATTTCTACAATTTGGAGTTGAGCAACACGAATATTGGCGATCGCGAGACAGTAGATATGAGATCGCGCTTCAATGTTGAATATGCGATCGCGCTTTCCTAG
- a CDS encoding alpha/beta fold hydrolase, whose translation MSESYFGHQRDWSWRGWSIRYSYTPTLAVTAAAPILLIHGFGASLGHWRSNIEPLSRTRSVYAIDLLGCGASEKPLSVEYTVDLWVEQIYAFWQEHIQQPIILSGHSLGGLIAVTLAARYPKTAKGLCLISCADGPHPEEYPAPIAWAIERICEAVVCAIGLPCIYPFFFRQLRQEKSLKKAIANVYKLKCRVDLELVKIFQAPAFEQGAEIVLLELLRAILIRRFESPRLLLPQIEVPILVIWGQEDPAVPSFFADKFKQWKPSIQLIKLPGIGHCAHDELPQWVSTLISEWAAATELGSVEYVLRNQ comes from the coding sequence ATGTCTGAGTCCTATTTTGGGCACCAACGCGATTGGTCGTGGAGAGGGTGGTCCATTCGCTATAGCTATACGCCAACTCTGGCGGTCACAGCAGCAGCACCGATTTTGCTCATTCATGGGTTTGGAGCGTCTTTAGGGCATTGGCGATCGAATATCGAGCCGTTGAGTCGGACGCGATCGGTCTACGCGATCGACTTGCTCGGGTGCGGAGCTAGCGAGAAGCCTCTGAGTGTCGAATACACAGTGGATTTGTGGGTGGAGCAAATTTATGCGTTTTGGCAGGAGCACATCCAACAGCCAATAATTTTGTCCGGACATTCTTTAGGGGGGTTGATCGCCGTGACTCTGGCGGCGCGATATCCCAAAACGGCAAAAGGCTTATGCTTAATTAGCTGCGCAGATGGCCCCCATCCCGAAGAATATCCGGCCCCAATTGCATGGGCGATCGAACGGATTTGCGAGGCAGTGGTGTGTGCGATTGGACTCCCCTGTATCTATCCATTTTTCTTTCGGCAGTTGCGACAGGAGAAGAGCTTGAAGAAAGCGATCGCCAATGTCTACAAACTCAAGTGTCGAGTCGATCTAGAACTCGTTAAAATTTTCCAAGCGCCTGCATTCGAGCAAGGAGCCGAGATAGTATTGTTAGAATTATTGCGAGCAATTTTGATCCGTAGATTTGAAAGTCCGAGGCTGCTACTGCCTCAAATTGAGGTACCAATTTTAGTTATTTGGGGACAAGAAGACCCAGCAGTACCGAGTTTCTTTGCAGACAAGTTCAAACAATGGAAGCCATCTATTCAGCTTATTAAACTACCGGGAATTGGCCATTGCGCTCACGATGAATTGCCGCAATGGGTGAGTACATTAATTTCTGAGTGGGCTGCAGCAACTGAGCTAGGCTCGGTGGAGTATGTTTTGAGAAATCAATAA
- a CDS encoding cupin domain-containing protein, with amino-acid sequence MKTTLEQPSTLAKLLQPHSLEKFLSENWVKQGIVIPGDRPDKFRSFFSWQQLNELLNFHQLDLRFVLHNKVLPPCDPKDWVKRCREGASLVVSQAQDQVKSLADLSWAIQQELGHQTVQANIYCSWPDRQGFNNHFDSHEVFVLQIDGQKEWFVFEDTVKYPCRDETSESYMPPTGDPYIHSVLNPGDLLYIPRGHWHYAIAREQPALHVTIGIYCFTGRDALAWLFKKLQTTLQNEEALRHNLPFMPYGQSQNMEAHVRQIFDSLSTVLEREKELLVREYALSQLMTTTHAPEISLPGQVGFNILEQGLNTALRQPRFQTVNLKPLDDKTYVLVTPQKTIKFKDLAPKVVETLVKKIFSQEVFTIRDVARWLPDCDLETVILPLLGGLVKEGILVEDTLLSAVPFDRN; translated from the coding sequence ATGAAAACAACGTTAGAACAACCATCAACCTTAGCAAAGCTCTTACAGCCCCATTCCCTAGAAAAATTCCTATCCGAAAACTGGGTCAAACAAGGCATCGTTATACCTGGCGATCGACCTGATAAATTCCGCTCTTTCTTTTCTTGGCAACAGCTCAACGAGTTGCTCAACTTTCACCAGCTCGATCTACGGTTTGTACTTCACAACAAGGTCTTACCCCCCTGCGACCCAAAAGACTGGGTGAAGCGATGTAGAGAGGGAGCAAGTTTAGTGGTTAGCCAAGCCCAAGACCAAGTCAAATCTTTGGCAGACTTATCCTGGGCCATTCAACAAGAACTGGGGCATCAAACTGTTCAAGCTAATATCTATTGCTCCTGGCCCGACCGACAAGGATTTAACAATCACTTCGATTCCCATGAAGTATTTGTGTTGCAAATTGACGGACAAAAAGAATGGTTTGTGTTTGAAGATACGGTTAAATATCCCTGTCGCGACGAAACATCAGAATCTTACATGCCACCAACGGGCGATCCCTACATCCACAGTGTTCTCAACCCAGGCGATCTCCTCTACATTCCTCGTGGCCACTGGCATTATGCCATTGCCCGGGAGCAACCTGCTTTACATGTCACCATTGGCATCTATTGTTTCACTGGGCGGGATGCCTTAGCATGGCTATTCAAAAAGCTGCAAACAACTCTGCAAAACGAAGAAGCCCTACGTCATAATTTACCTTTTATGCCCTATGGTCAGTCCCAAAATATGGAAGCTCACGTTCGACAAATATTTGATTCTCTATCAACTGTCCTAGAACGCGAGAAAGAGCTGCTTGTCCGAGAGTATGCCCTCTCGCAGTTAATGACCACAACCCATGCCCCAGAAATATCGCTACCCGGGCAGGTTGGTTTTAATATCCTCGAGCAAGGGCTCAATACAGCGTTAAGACAACCGAGATTTCAAACCGTCAACCTAAAACCTCTGGATGATAAGACCTATGTTTTAGTTACGCCCCAAAAGACAATAAAGTTCAAAGACCTAGCTCCCAAAGTTGTTGAAACACTTGTCAAAAAAATCTTCAGTCAAGAGGTTTTTACCATTCGAGACGTTGCCCGGTGGCTACCCGACTGTGACCTTGAAACCGTAATTTTGCCTCTCCTCGGCGGATTAGTCAAAGAGGGTATCTTGGTGGAAGATACCCTCCTGAGTGCTGTTCCCTTCGATCGAAACTGA
- a CDS encoding nuclear transport factor 2 family protein encodes MAKCTAASPRITSCLLAGCLLFHLAATAQARSLPAIALPLSQAVSQLSGKVIEPPSKQILSAIQLARAAWLEADADAFARLFATSGEFVVPGERWVGPAAIRKAAASYFEQYSVLAIDLQSTLVEGNRAAVEWTWVDIEKATGRRNSAEDAIAIDFQNSKIQRWREYIDTQTPMQQQDGG; translated from the coding sequence GTGGCGAAATGTACTGCAGCCTCTCCTAGAATCACTTCCTGTTTGCTCGCGGGCTGTCTTTTATTCCATTTAGCAGCAACGGCACAAGCGCGATCGCTGCCAGCAATCGCCCTACCATTGTCCCAAGCGGTTTCCCAACTGTCCGGCAAAGTGATAGAGCCGCCCTCCAAGCAAATTTTGTCTGCGATTCAGTTGGCGAGAGCCGCCTGGTTAGAGGCTGATGCCGACGCTTTTGCAAGGCTGTTTGCGACCTCAGGCGAGTTTGTGGTGCCGGGAGAACGCTGGGTAGGGCCAGCGGCGATTCGGAAAGCTGCAGCCAGCTATTTCGAGCAGTACTCAGTCCTCGCCATTGATCTTCAGAGCACCCTTGTTGAGGGCAATCGCGCTGCTGTCGAGTGGACCTGGGTGGATATCGAGAAGGCAACCGGTCGCCGCAACTCTGCTGAGGATGCGATCGCGATCGACTTTCAAAATAGCAAAATTCAGCGCTGGCGAGAGTACATCGACACTCAAACGCCCATGCAGCAGCAGGATGGGGGTTAG
- a CDS encoding isoaspartyl peptidase/L-asparaginase family protein yields MTSNFSLILHGGAGALEHIKREGSVEAFTQSLSSILLRGRRVLEKGGAAIDAVELCAALLEDDPLYNAGRGSVLNEFGLVEMDAAIMDGRDLSAGAVAGVHNIKNPTCLARRVMEKSEHVMLVSKGAMEFATQVSGMELMPDDYFIVESRVRQWKEAQVAGKMLLDHEDVVPMPQKKLGTIGAVARDINGNLAAATSTGGIVNKRWGRVGDSPIVGAGVFADNETCAVSATGYGEQFLRTVLSKTISDLVHFQGLNAKEAARAGIDYLVSKVNGLGGVIVVDKNGQCAVGHSTSGMIYGWIENGGEMYCSLS; encoded by the coding sequence ATGACCTCCAACTTCTCCCTCATCCTGCACGGCGGCGCTGGTGCCCTAGAGCACATCAAACGGGAAGGCAGCGTTGAAGCATTCACTCAGAGTCTGAGCAGCATCTTACTGCGAGGTCGAAGAGTTTTGGAGAAGGGAGGGGCGGCGATCGATGCGGTAGAACTGTGTGCGGCACTGCTGGAAGATGACCCTCTCTACAATGCAGGTCGGGGTTCGGTCTTGAACGAATTTGGTTTAGTGGAAATGGACGCCGCCATCATGGATGGGCGCGATCTGTCGGCAGGAGCGGTTGCCGGCGTCCACAACATCAAAAATCCGACCTGCTTGGCCCGGCGGGTGATGGAAAAAAGCGAACACGTCATGCTGGTGAGCAAGGGGGCAATGGAGTTTGCCACGCAAGTCAGCGGCATGGAGTTGATGCCCGATGATTATTTCATTGTGGAGAGTCGGGTGCGACAGTGGAAGGAGGCACAGGTGGCGGGCAAGATGCTGCTGGATCACGAGGATGTGGTGCCGATGCCCCAAAAAAAGTTGGGTACCATCGGAGCTGTGGCCCGCGACATCAATGGCAACCTTGCTGCTGCCACCTCTACGGGTGGCATTGTCAATAAGCGATGGGGCCGGGTGGGCGATAGTCCAATCGTGGGAGCGGGGGTGTTTGCCGATAATGAAACCTGCGCAGTCTCTGCTACGGGATACGGCGAGCAGTTTTTGCGGACGGTGCTGTCCAAGACCATTTCCGATCTAGTTCACTTCCAGGGGTTGAACGCGAAGGAAGCCGCCCGGGCGGGGATTGACTATCTCGTCTCGAAGGTGAATGGCTTGGGCGGTGTCATTGTGGTGGACAAGAACGGTCAGTGCGCAGTCGGACACTCGACCTCTGGCATGATTTACGGCTGGATCGAAAATGGTGGCGAAATGTACTGCAGCCTCTCCTAG
- a CDS encoding ATP-grasp domain-containing protein — MRIFNHDIMTCTHEQVVGNQLFSGRVLGSTEPDDVIQLHPDLKSEWEAIAAHYNRIGLSHTENAIWDVSFHHLAGHPEREISVFYFGDAVHPDSADTELFRQLDKPWFDTVQWMNSKNNFMALADELGVSVPTTLRFSSPTEVDLDTPHIPYPCYLKPAISVDGMGIVRCGDRQALAKALTNVSAEVPLQLQEEVEAKTFLNLQYRATPHGPERVAITEQILAGYNHLGNRYPTVYDAWDLVEPMAAWIVDRGMKEIFAFDVSVEEIDGQPRYLAIECNPRYNGASYPTGIALKLNLKHWAHETFNTPHRSLRDLDFSGLEFEEPGHTGIILVNWGSILAGKLGVLLVGPPDKQLELREKVKARLQ, encoded by the coding sequence ATGAGAATCTTCAATCACGACATCATGACCTGCACCCACGAGCAGGTGGTAGGCAATCAGCTTTTCTCCGGTAGAGTGCTGGGAAGCACAGAGCCGGACGATGTGATTCAGCTCCATCCCGACCTCAAGAGCGAGTGGGAGGCGATCGCCGCTCACTACAACCGCATCGGTCTCAGCCACACGGAAAACGCCATTTGGGATGTTTCCTTCCACCACCTAGCCGGTCATCCCGAACGCGAAATTTCCGTATTTTATTTTGGCGATGCCGTCCACCCCGACAGCGCAGATACTGAGCTGTTCCGTCAGCTCGATAAGCCCTGGTTCGATACCGTCCAGTGGATGAACTCCAAAAATAATTTCATGGCTTTAGCGGACGAGCTGGGGGTGTCAGTTCCGACAACACTGCGATTCAGCAGCCCGACCGAGGTCGATCTCGATACCCCGCATATTCCCTACCCCTGCTACCTCAAACCGGCGATTTCTGTGGATGGCATGGGGATTGTGCGCTGTGGCGATCGGCAAGCCCTAGCGAAGGCTCTGACCAATGTCTCTGCAGAAGTTCCCCTGCAGCTCCAGGAAGAAGTCGAGGCCAAAACATTTTTGAATCTACAGTATCGGGCCACCCCCCACGGTCCCGAACGCGTAGCAATCACGGAGCAAATTTTGGCTGGCTACAATCACTTGGGCAACCGCTATCCCACAGTCTACGATGCCTGGGATCTCGTCGAGCCGATGGCGGCTTGGATAGTCGATCGCGGCATGAAAGAGATTTTTGCGTTTGACGTATCGGTTGAGGAAATCGACGGACAACCGCGATATTTGGCGATCGAATGCAACCCCCGTTACAATGGCGCCTCCTATCCCACCGGTATTGCCCTCAAGCTCAACCTCAAGCATTGGGCGCACGAAACCTTTAATACTCCCCATCGCTCCCTACGCGATCTCGACTTTAGCGGTTTGGAATTTGAAGAGCCCGGGCATACGGGCATCATTTTGGTGAATTGGGGCAGCATTTTGGCTGGCAAGCTGGGGGTTTTGTTAGTGGGACCGCCTGACAAGCAGTTAGAGTTGAGAGAGAAGGTTAAAGCGCGATTGCAATAG
- a CDS encoding DUF2232 domain-containing protein — MPNPSLPPSSPSPKQQALRLVETAFLASTSALLWLVSVYINPALPLVRLFFPLPVAIAVLRWNRRAGQMCMVVSTLLLTVLLGPTRSILYLVPYGILGLWMGCMWQQGRSWARSIAAGTLLSSLGLIFQLALSSLLVGENLWALFTLQLTGFVNWILDWSLSWLGIHAAATLLTIRLAIVGLLAINSIIYVFTLHLVSALVMEKLERPLPPPPRWVQSLLLS, encoded by the coding sequence GTGCCCAATCCTTCTTTACCGCCCTCTTCTCCTTCCCCCAAGCAGCAGGCTCTGCGCTTGGTGGAAACAGCTTTTCTCGCCAGCACGTCAGCGCTGTTGTGGTTGGTGTCGGTTTACATCAACCCGGCACTACCGCTCGTACGTCTGTTTTTCCCACTGCCGGTGGCGATCGCCGTTTTGCGCTGGAACCGGCGGGCGGGGCAAATGTGTATGGTGGTTTCCACACTGCTGCTGACCGTTCTGCTCGGTCCCACCCGCAGCATTCTGTATCTCGTGCCTTACGGAATTTTGGGTTTGTGGATGGGCTGTATGTGGCAGCAGGGGCGATCGTGGGCTCGTTCGATCGCAGCAGGAACACTGCTGAGTAGTTTGGGTCTGATCTTTCAGTTGGCGCTGTCATCGCTATTGGTGGGAGAAAATCTCTGGGCATTGTTTACCCTGCAGTTAACGGGGTTTGTCAACTGGATTTTGGATTGGTCCCTCAGTTGGCTGGGCATTCACGCAGCTGCGACACTATTGACGATTCGGCTAGCCATTGTCGGTTTGTTGGCGATCAATTCCATCATTTATGTCTTTACGTTGCACTTAGTCTCTGCCTTGGTGATGGAAAAGCTGGAGCGCCCCCTACCGCCGCCGCCCCGCTGGGTGCAATCGCTCTTGCTGAGTTAA
- a CDS encoding arginase family protein yields MAQWSSRPARLEFAKAAIVPVICDARADLPAAIVAAGDRLCGFEPQLDLDVDAYPVARLSAIRDEAPFGMSEAAFRTCFDTARWPLLVPSSLAATRGAVRALWKRYGPLTLLHCSARAGLLPPEPLADDMAESWLESVESYDPAIVHVGLRSCSASAWQWLQTRQTPVFLASDWTLEAAIAALPSERPVFLAIDCSVFDPSLVAAVPHPEPGGLQWQQLADLCRELFANRTVVGAAIGGLRGESGLSLSVRVTARTIGWLLACHFASSAPTSVSPASESGTVPVS; encoded by the coding sequence ATGGCCCAGTGGTCTTCCCGCCCCGCTCGACTAGAATTTGCTAAGGCAGCGATCGTACCTGTTATCTGCGATGCTCGTGCCGATCTGCCTGCCGCTATTGTGGCAGCAGGCGATCGCCTTTGCGGTTTCGAGCCGCAGTTGGACCTCGATGTGGATGCCTATCCTGTTGCTCGACTGTCGGCCATCCGTGACGAAGCTCCATTTGGCATGAGCGAAGCGGCTTTTCGGACATGCTTCGATACCGCCCGCTGGCCGTTATTAGTGCCATCCTCTCTAGCCGCCACCCGAGGAGCCGTGCGGGCCTTATGGAAGCGGTACGGTCCCTTAACACTGCTACACTGTAGTGCTCGCGCGGGCCTGCTGCCCCCCGAGCCACTGGCTGACGACATGGCTGAATCCTGGTTAGAGTCAGTGGAATCCTACGACCCTGCCATCGTACATGTGGGACTGCGCAGTTGTAGTGCTTCGGCCTGGCAGTGGTTGCAAACTCGACAGACTCCCGTGTTTTTAGCCTCGGACTGGACGTTAGAGGCGGCGATCGCCGCTCTCCCCTCCGAGCGACCGGTATTTTTGGCGATCGATTGCAGTGTCTTCGATCCCAGCCTGGTGGCTGCGGTGCCCCATCCCGAGCCCGGAGGGCTGCAATGGCAGCAGTTGGCAGATTTGTGTCGGGAACTCTTCGCCAATCGTACGGTGGTGGGGGCGGCGATTGGAGGCTTGAGGGGGGAATCCGGCCTTTCCCTCTCTGTCCGAGTGACGGCACGCACGATCGGTTGGTTACTCGCCTGTCACTTTGCGTCGAGCGCCCCAACCTCTGTCTCTCCAGCCTCCGAGAGCGGGACTGTCCCCGTTTCGTAA
- a CDS encoding HAD family hydrolase — MSIRVFTDFDGPLVDVSARYFRVYQFCLEQVAEPGQPLSPLARAEFWACKRDRIPEYQIAIASGFREEQAIEFVRLRREHVHSQPYFPYDVLQADAIAALTCLRDAGIELATMTMRRTCELEPALERFGLTEFFPSSHRYCLADNHVKQGDTRDKPNLLAKALAELPPAACSWMIGDTEADLVAGSTHRIPTLGLLCGIRNRRQLERYKPAAILPSLANATSFILAELSVRAG; from the coding sequence ATGAGCATTCGGGTATTTACAGACTTTGACGGTCCGCTGGTGGATGTGTCGGCTCGCTATTTTCGGGTCTATCAATTTTGTCTGGAGCAGGTGGCGGAGCCGGGGCAACCCTTGTCGCCCCTGGCTAGAGCGGAGTTTTGGGCCTGCAAGCGCGATCGCATTCCAGAATATCAAATTGCGATCGCCTCGGGCTTTCGGGAAGAACAAGCGATCGAGTTTGTTCGCCTGCGTCGAGAGCACGTCCACAGCCAGCCTTACTTTCCTTACGATGTCTTGCAAGCGGATGCGATCGCTGCTTTGACCTGCTTGAGAGACGCCGGCATCGAATTGGCGACCATGACCATGCGTCGCACCTGCGAGCTAGAGCCCGCTCTCGAACGGTTTGGGTTAACTGAATTTTTCCCTTCCTCCCATCGCTATTGCTTGGCTGACAATCATGTCAAACAGGGAGATACCCGCGATAAGCCCAATCTATTGGCCAAAGCCCTAGCGGAACTGCCGCCCGCTGCCTGCAGTTGGATGATTGGAGATACCGAGGCGGATCTGGTGGCGGGGTCTACCCATCGCATTCCCACCCTCGGCCTGTTGTGCGGTATTCGCAATCGCCGCCAGCTAGAGCGGTACAAACCTGCGGCCATCCTGCCCAGTTTGGCAAATGCTACAAGTTTCATTCTGGCCGAATTGTCCGTTCGGGCGGGCTAG
- a CDS encoding TIGR04376 family protein has translation MNPIDDLIRFLELRLEEFLRAHPELELQALEEQLRQQEADTTRAIAQSRAEQQRLQDSILATAREIKRWHERVTQAEAANRPDLAQGARQREADLLSQGNQFWGQMTGVKERIQQMEKLLQQAQLRRQEVEQKLRAMQREQAERQTASASAQTFSWSGWSQPSSDWDELETKFRDLETDLELEELKRQQQNGY, from the coding sequence ATGAACCCGATCGACGATCTCATCCGCTTTCTCGAACTGCGCCTAGAGGAATTTCTGCGGGCACATCCAGAACTAGAGTTGCAGGCATTGGAAGAGCAACTGCGCCAGCAGGAAGCCGATACCACTCGGGCGATCGCCCAAAGTCGGGCAGAGCAGCAGCGGCTGCAAGATAGTATTTTGGCCACCGCCCGAGAAATCAAACGCTGGCACGAACGAGTCACCCAAGCAGAGGCAGCCAATCGTCCCGATTTGGCCCAGGGAGCGCGGCAGCGGGAGGCCGATCTGCTCAGCCAGGGCAACCAGTTCTGGGGGCAGATGACCGGTGTGAAAGAGCGCATTCAACAGATGGAAAAGTTGCTGCAGCAGGCGCAATTGCGGCGGCAGGAGGTCGAGCAAAAGTTGCGCGCCATGCAGCGAGAACAAGCTGAGCGCCAGACCGCTTCAGCTAGTGCCCAGACCTTCAGTTGGAGTGGCTGGTCGCAACCGTCTAGCGATTGGGATGAATTAGAAACGAAATTTCGCGATCTGGAAACCGATCTGGAGTTGGAGGAATTAAAGCGCCAGCAGCAGAATGGGTATTAA
- a CDS encoding DUF1517 domain-containing protein — MWKPFQRIARQGWRPLLAIALAIALLVAPASAVWARTGGRAGGGSFRSFRAPITRSAPQRTPRSYGGGGYYGGYGGGIGFPLMFPLFVGGGSSIFTFLLILGVGSFAIRALRSANENRQADREANPDMTVSEIQVGLLSSARSLQAEIDQLARSSDPSDPAGLSQLLQEVSLLLVRHDDYWVYGNAIAETMKLNRAEQRINQLSLQERSKVDLETLSNVDGRRQAANSQPTFKADSSGETLAEEFSELGEYIVVTLLVAYQSTSGTLPVVDSAESLRRCLMQLGAIPAERLAAMEVLWSPQAAGDTLTATELLTEYPQLQLL, encoded by the coding sequence ATGTGGAAGCCGTTTCAGCGCATCGCACGGCAGGGGTGGCGTCCGTTGCTGGCGATCGCCCTCGCCATTGCCCTGCTGGTTGCCCCCGCCAGCGCTGTTTGGGCCAGAACGGGCGGTAGAGCAGGAGGTGGCAGCTTCCGCAGCTTCCGCGCCCCCATCACCCGCAGCGCGCCTCAACGGACACCCCGTTCCTACGGTGGCGGCGGCTATTACGGCGGCTATGGCGGCGGCATTGGCTTCCCCCTCATGTTCCCGCTATTTGTCGGAGGTGGCAGCAGTATCTTCACCTTCTTGCTGATTTTGGGGGTGGGGAGTTTTGCGATTCGGGCTTTGCGATCGGCCAACGAAAATCGCCAAGCTGACCGCGAGGCCAATCCCGATATGACCGTCAGCGAAATTCAAGTGGGCTTGCTGTCGAGTGCCCGCAGCCTGCAAGCGGAAATTGACCAATTGGCTCGCTCCTCCGATCCCTCCGACCCCGCTGGGTTGAGCCAACTCTTGCAAGAGGTGTCGCTGCTGTTGGTACGTCACGATGACTATTGGGTCTACGGCAACGCCATCGCCGAAACCATGAAGCTGAATCGTGCCGAGCAGCGCATCAACCAACTGTCGCTGCAAGAGCGCAGCAAGGTCGACCTCGAAACCCTGAGCAACGTTGACGGTCGCCGACAAGCAGCCAACTCTCAACCGACTTTTAAGGCAGATAGTTCTGGAGAGACGCTTGCCGAAGAATTCTCCGAGCTGGGGGAATATATTGTGGTGACTCTACTGGTGGCGTATCAGTCCACTTCGGGTACACTACCTGTAGTGGATTCTGCTGAATCGCTGCGGCGTTGCCTAATGCAGTTGGGGGCTATTCCGGCGGAACGTCTCGCGGCTATGGAGGTGCTATGGAGCCCTCAAGCTGCAGGCGATACCCTCACCGCCACCGAACTGTTGACGGAATATCCGCAGCTACAGCTGCTCTAG
- a CDS encoding aminotransferase class I/II-fold pyridoxal phosphate-dependent enzyme: MIASSKVFRRTLRRQDRAAQSRAPLFEAIRSYAALPKAAFHTPGHKQGRGTPAELLEFLGENVFRADLTELPEVDNLHDPDGVIREAQELAASAYGADRSWFLVNGSTCGVETLMMAVCDPGDVVLLPRNCHKSAIAGVMLSGAIPAYIEPDYDRDLGIAHGLTPAAVEAAIQRYPSAKGVLAVSPTYYGVASDLEAIAAVVRAHNLPFLVDEAWGPHFAFHPELPISALEAGADLVVQSTHKVLAGMTQASLLHVRGDRIDRNRVRNILQLLQSTSPNYVLMMSLDVARRQMALQGEALLEETLRLADEARARLNRVEGIQCFGTERLGSTPGFHHLDRTRLTVTVSDLGLFGFEADDWVNRHCNVQPEMSTLHNVVFIVSIGNTQQDIDRLVASFEALSRDRRETAATVELSDRMQRLACIQLPQLPPQRLSPRAAFFSPIHRLPLQEAIGKVCAEIISPYPPGIPILVPGEEVTSEAVEYLLLVHQAGGFINGPEDVRLQTLKVVKD, encoded by the coding sequence TTGATCGCGTCTTCTAAAGTTTTCCGTCGTACCCTGCGCCGTCAGGATCGAGCGGCGCAATCGCGCGCTCCCCTTTTCGAAGCCATCCGCAGCTACGCCGCTCTCCCCAAAGCAGCCTTTCACACCCCAGGCCACAAGCAAGGGCGGGGTACGCCTGCAGAGTTACTGGAGTTTTTAGGCGAAAATGTATTTCGGGCGGATCTGACCGAGTTGCCCGAAGTGGACAACCTGCACGATCCCGACGGGGTGATTCGCGAAGCTCAAGAGCTGGCAGCAAGCGCCTATGGAGCCGATCGCAGTTGGTTTTTGGTCAACGGTTCCACCTGCGGAGTCGAAACCCTAATGATGGCGGTCTGCGATCCGGGGGATGTGGTCTTGCTGCCCCGCAACTGTCACAAGTCGGCGATCGCCGGGGTCATGCTATCGGGGGCCATTCCGGCCTACATCGAGCCCGATTACGATCGCGATTTAGGCATTGCCCACGGTTTAACCCCCGCTGCTGTGGAAGCTGCAATTCAGCGGTATCCCTCGGCTAAAGGAGTGTTGGCGGTCAGCCCCACCTATTATGGCGTGGCCAGCGATCTGGAGGCGATCGCCGCTGTGGTTCGCGCCCACAATCTCCCTTTTCTCGTGGATGAAGCCTGGGGGCCTCATTTTGCCTTCCACCCCGAATTACCCATTTCGGCCTTAGAGGCTGGAGCCGATCTCGTCGTGCAGTCCACCCACAAAGTTCTGGCGGGAATGACCCAAGCCTCGCTGCTGCACGTCCGGGGCGATCGCATCGATCGCAATCGCGTGCGCAATATCCTACAACTGCTGCAGTCCACCAGTCCCAATTACGTTTTGATGATGTCGTTGGATGTGGCCCGCCGCCAGATGGCTTTGCAAGGAGAAGCATTGCTGGAGGAAACCTTGCGCTTGGCGGATGAGGCGCGGGCACGGCTGAATCGAGTGGAGGGCATTCAGTGTTTTGGCACCGAGCGCTTGGGCTCCACCCCCGGCTTTCACCATTTAGATCGCACCCGCTTGACCGTGACTGTGTCCGATTTGGGCTTATTTGGCTTTGAAGCGGACGATTGGGTCAACCGCCATTGCAACGTGCAACCGGAGATGTCTACGCTGCACAATGTGGTGTTCATTGTGTCCATCGGCAACACGCAGCAGGATATCGATCGCCTCGTCGCCAGTTTTGAAGCTCTATCGCGCGATCGACGGGAGACTGCAGCAACAGTGGAATTGAGCGATCGGATGCAGCGTTTAGCCTGCATTCAATTGCCGCAGTTACCCCCCCAACGATTGAGTCCCCGAGCAGCCTTTTTCTCCCCTATCCATCGCCTGCCACTGCAGGAGGCGATCGGCAAAGTCTGTGCTGAAATTATTTCCCCCTATCCCCCCGGCATTCCCATCCTCGTCCCTGGCGAAGAGGTCACCTCTGAAGCCGTTGAATATTTGTTACTCGTTCACCAGGCGGGGGGGTTCATCAACGGACCCGAAGACGTTCGCCTCCAGACCCTCAAAGTGGTTAAGGATTAG